Proteins encoded within one genomic window of Aquarana catesbeiana isolate 2022-GZ linkage group LG03, ASM4218655v1, whole genome shotgun sequence:
- the LOC141134585 gene encoding LOW QUALITY PROTEIN: signal peptide peptidase-like 3 (The sequence of the model RefSeq protein was modified relative to this genomic sequence to represent the inferred CDS: inserted 2 bases in 1 codon) yields MAEQTYSWAYCLVDSSQVSTFLISILLIVYGSFRSLNMDFENQDKEKDSGGSPGTFSGNNSNQTIDSTQALFLPIGASVSLLVMFFFFDSVQVVFTICTAVLATIAFLLLPVCQYLTRPCSPQNKISFGCCGRFTVAELLSFSLSVMLVLIWVLTGHWLLMDALAMGLCVAMIAFVRLPSLKVSCLLLSGLLIYDVFWVFFSAYIFNSNVMVKVATQPADNPLDVLSRKLHLGPNVGRDVPRLSLPGKLVFPSSTGSHFSMLGIRDIVMPGLLLCFVLRYDNYKKQATADSXGAPGAANISGRMQRVSYFHCTLIGYFVGLLTATVASRIHRAAQPALLYLVPFTLLPLLTMAYLKGDLWRMWSEPFHAKAISSRLLEV; encoded by the exons ATGGCTGAGCAGACCTATTCGTGGGCATATTGCCTGGTGGACTCTAGTCAAGTCTCTACGTTTCTGATATCAATCCTTCTTATAGTCTATGGCAGTTTCAGGTCTCTTAATATGGACTTTGAAAATCAAGACAAGGAGAAGGACagtggtggctctccaggaacgTTTAGTGGGAATAATAGTAACCAGACTATTGACTCCACTCAGGCATTGTTCCTTCCTATTGGAGCCTCAGTGTCTCTTCTGGTTATGTTTTTCTTCTTTGACTCAGTTCAGGTGGTTTTCACTATTTGCACTGCAGTTCTTGCAACAATAGCTTTTCTGTTGCTCCCTGTGTGCCAGTACTTAACCAGACCCTGCTCTCCTCAGAATAAGATATCATTTGGGTGCTGTGGTCGGTTTACAGTTGCAGAACTGCTCTCCTTTTCACTCTCTGTAATGCTAGTTCTTATTTGGGTGCTGACAGGCCATTGGCTGCTCATGGATGCCCTTGCCATGGGACTCTGTGTGGCAATGATTGCCTTTGTTCGCCTGCCTAGCCTGAAAGTGTCCTGTCTGCTCCTTTCAGGGTTGCTTATATATGATGTATTTTGGGTGTTCTTCTCTGCCTATATATTTAATAGCAACGTGATGGTCAAAGTGGCAACTCAGCCAGCTGACAATCCTCTGGATGTATTATCAAGGAAGCTTCATCTTGGTCCCAATGTTGGAAGAGATGTACCTCGGCTATCACTGCCAGGGAAATTAGTATTCCCTAGCTCCACAGGAAGCCACTTCTCTATGCTTGGGATTAGAGACATTGTGATGCCAGGCCTACTTCTGTGCTTCGTTCTGCGTTATGATAATTACAAAAAACAGGCAACGGCTGACTC TGGTGCACCAGGGGCTGCCAATATTTCTGGGCGAATGCAGAGGGTCTCCTACTTCCATTGCACACTTATTGGGTACTTTGTGGGACTGTTAACAGCAACAGTGGCTTCACGtattcacagagcagcccagccgGCTTTGCTGTATTTGGTTCCATTTACTTTATTACCGCTTCTCACTATGGCTTATTTAAAGGGTGACTTGTGGCGAATGTGGTCAGAACCTTTCCATGCCAAGGCCATCAGCTCACGCTTACTCGAGGTGTGA